The following coding sequences are from one Ruminococcus flavefaciens AE3010 window:
- a CDS encoding RNA polymerase sigma factor produces MDNGASSYRRFLDDGDVQGLDEIIIEYSDGLILYLTSIVGNIQTAEELAEDTFVLLGTKKPKYKEKSSFKTWLYAIGRNLAIDHLRKYSKKTCISIEETPEMTDDETAVEEAYLKKEQQIAIHKAMRKLSPKYQQVLWLIYFEGFSNKEAAKIMKKSLRSLESILYRARKSLRSQLETEGFDYVET; encoded by the coding sequence GGATTAGATGAGATCATAATAGAATACAGCGACGGTCTGATACTGTACCTGACAAGCATTGTCGGAAACATTCAGACGGCAGAAGAGCTTGCAGAGGACACCTTTGTACTGCTTGGCACAAAAAAGCCAAAGTATAAAGAGAAAAGCTCCTTCAAGACATGGCTTTATGCTATAGGCAGGAATTTAGCCATAGATCATCTTCGCAAGTATTCCAAAAAGACCTGTATTTCTATTGAAGAAACACCTGAGATGACAGACGATGAAACTGCTGTTGAAGAGGCTTACCTCAAAAAAGAACAGCAGATCGCGATACACAAGGCAATGCGAAAGCTTTCGCCTAAATATCAGCAGGTGCTATGGCTCATTTATTTTGAGGGATTCAGCAATAAAGAAGCTGCAAAGATAATGAAAAAGAGTCTGCGCAGTCTTGAATCCATCTTATACCGTGCTCGTAAATCACTCAGATCACAACTTGAAACGGAGGGTTTTGATTATGTTGAAACATGA